A section of the Oncorhynchus nerka isolate Pitt River linkage group LG3, Oner_Uvic_2.0, whole genome shotgun sequence genome encodes:
- the LOC115114967 gene encoding malate dehydrogenase, mitochondrial-like yields MFSRIARPTICIATRRLSTSSQNNAKVAVLGASGGIGQPLSLLLKNSPLVGELSLFDIAHTPGVAADLSHIETRAHVTGYMGPDQLDAALKGCNVVVITAGVPRKPGMTRDDLFNTNATIVATLADAVARNCPEAMICIIANPVNSTIPITSEVMKKYGVYNPNRVFGVTTLDIVRANAFVAELKGLDPARVNVPVIGGHAGKTIIPLISQATPKVEFPADQLSALTARIQDAGTEVVKAKAGACSATLSMAYAGARFTFSVLDAMNGKDGIVECAYVRSEETECKYFYTSLLLGKHGIEKNLGLGKLSAFEENLVANAIGELKGSIKKGEDFVANMK; encoded by the coding sequence ATGTTTTCCCGCATTGCAAGACCCACAATTTGCATTGCTACCAGGAGGTTATCCACCTCCTCACAGAACAATGCCAAGGTGGCAGTGCTGGGTGCTTCCGGTGGTATTGGCCAGCCTCTCTCACTGCTCCTGAAGAACAGTCCTCTGGTGGGCGAACTGTCTCTCTTTGACATTGCCCACACACCTGGAGTGGCAGCTGACCTCAGCCACATCGAGACCAGGGCCCACGTCACTGGTTACATGGGTCCAGACCAGTTGGACGCTGCACTGAAAGGCTGCAATGTCGTTGTCATCACCGCTGGCGTCCCAAGAAAACCTGGCATGACCCGTGATGATCTGTTCAACACTAATGCCACCATCGTGGCCACTCTGGCTGATGCTGTTGCTCGCAACTGCCCCGAAGCCATGATCTGCATCATCGCCAACCCTGTCAACTCTACTATTCCCATCACATCAGAGGTGATGAAAAAGTATGGTGTCTACAACCCCAACAGAGTGTTTGGTGTCACAACATTGGATATCGTCAGAGCCAATGCATTTGTCGCAGAGCTGAAAGGCCTTGACCCAGCACGTGTCAATGTACCAGTGATTGGAGGTCATGCAGgaaagaccattattcctctcaTCTCACAGGCAACACCCAAAGTGGAGTTCCCAGCCGACCAGCTGTCTGCTCTGACCGCTAGGATCCAGGATGCTGGCACTGAGGTTGTGAAGGCCAAGGCTGGAGCATGCTCTGCTACGCTGTCCATGGCCTACGCTGGGGCTAGATTCACCTTCTCCGTCCTAGACGCCATGAACGGAAAGGATGGCATTGTAGAGTGTGCGTACGTAAGGTCAGAAGAGACCGAATGCAAATACTTCTACACATCTCTCCTCCTCGGGAAACACGGAATTGAGAAGAACCTTGGCCTGGGCAAGCTGTCAGCCTTTGAGGAGAATCTGGTGGCTAATGCCATTGGTGAGCTGAAGGGCTCCATCAAGAAGGGCGAGGATTTTGTTGCTAACATGAAGTGA